A section of the Terriglobales bacterium genome encodes:
- a CDS encoding alpha/beta hydrolase, with product MSQDILEIRPPKPDQRVRYGDDPFQFADIRRPKRGGPSQAVMMIHGGFWRAKYDLEHTGVFCAALTDAGFTTVNLEYRRVGNPGGGWPGTVEDIQSAYKFFRQDAKEWGFKKIVVMGHSAGGHLALCLAAKEPTLDGAISLAGVLDLQKAYDLHLSNDAVVEFMGGTPAQSADRYREASPFDLRITVPQVVITGSADEVVPPEFSRRYVAEKRSKGEKVELVEIAEADHMAMVDPRTKAFPEILKAVKSLTA from the coding sequence ATGAGCCAAGACATCCTCGAAATTCGACCTCCGAAGCCGGACCAGCGCGTCCGCTACGGAGACGATCCGTTCCAATTTGCAGACATCCGCAGGCCTAAGAGGGGAGGTCCCTCGCAGGCTGTGATGATGATTCACGGCGGATTCTGGCGAGCGAAATACGATCTGGAGCACACGGGCGTGTTCTGCGCAGCGCTGACCGATGCTGGATTCACGACCGTAAATCTTGAGTATCGGCGGGTGGGGAATCCGGGCGGCGGTTGGCCTGGGACAGTGGAGGACATCCAGAGTGCATACAAGTTCTTCCGGCAGGATGCAAAGGAGTGGGGCTTCAAGAAAATTGTGGTGATGGGGCATTCCGCAGGAGGGCACCTCGCGTTGTGCCTGGCCGCCAAAGAACCAACGCTGGATGGCGCAATTTCGCTCGCGGGAGTTCTCGATCTCCAGAAGGCTTATGACCTTCACCTTAGCAACGATGCGGTGGTGGAGTTCATGGGTGGCACTCCAGCGCAATCCGCTGACCGCTACCGCGAGGCTTCTCCCTTCGACTTGCGCATCACGGTCCCGCAGGTGGTGATTACCGGCTCTGCCGACGAGGTCGTGCCGCCAGAGTTTTCGCGCCGCTATGTCGCTGAGAAGAGATCAAAAGGCGAGAAGGTGGAGTTGGTCGAGATCGCCGAAGCTGACCACATGGCCATGGTGGATCCGCGAACCAAAGCCTTCCCGGAGATTCTGAAAGCGGTAAAGTCCCTCACGGCGTAG